A stretch of Caenibius tardaugens NBRC 16725 DNA encodes these proteins:
- a CDS encoding phosphopantetheine-binding protein: MAKEQPIRDTSDKSASSVPALQGSATDASLRRVLSDVLGIDAEKVAAFTAETGLFGHLPELDSMAVATLLTEMEDRFDIVIDDDEVDGELLETYGALLAFAESKRSRG, translated from the coding sequence ATGGCGAAAGAACAACCCATTCGCGACACATCGGATAAAAGCGCATCCAGCGTACCAGCCCTGCAAGGCAGCGCCACCGACGCGAGCCTTCGGCGTGTGCTGTCTGACGTTCTCGGTATCGATGCGGAAAAAGTCGCCGCTTTCACTGCTGAAACAGGGCTTTTCGGCCACTTGCCCGAGCTTGACTCAATGGCGGTTGCGACCCTTCTTACTGAAATGGAAGACCGGTTCGATATCGTGATCGATGACGACGAGGTCGATGGCGAGTTGCTCGAAACCTATGGCGCGCTGCTCGCATTCGCCGAGTCGAAGCGTTCCAGGGGCTGA
- a CDS encoding bifunctional ADP-dependent NAD(P)H-hydrate dehydratase/NAD(P)H-hydrate epimerase has product MPNPDQILTVAQMRAAEQALIDAGETVDSLMRTAGCGGAEYLWRIAGHRAVTVLCGPGNNGGDGYVIAEHLRSRGGDVTVVSLSDPATSAARDARAAFAGPVLPADAGPKGDVLVDCLFGSGLSRPLEPAAIALLGDLAASHDRLIAIDMPSGVDGDAGLPLNSDLPRCDVTLALGAWKYAHWLMPSAAMMGERRLVPIGVDAVDGAGQLMGRPALAVPALDAHKYTRGLVLVVAGEMPGATLLASKAAMAGGAGYVKLATAAVLPQCPADLVTVAYPLDQVLDDARIGAVLIGPGMGRSEAMVERLRAVLRWRGPLVLDADALMLLEPQMLAGQRGIVIATPHEGELARLAKLYGVAGECKLQTAKALAAASDMVIVAKGPDTVIAVPDGRIVVAPPATSWLSVAGTGDVLAGLIVSRLSAGTDPLTAVCEAVWLHGESARRAAPAFSAEGLIAHISASYASCL; this is encoded by the coding sequence ATGCCCAACCCTGATCAGATTCTGACGGTTGCCCAGATGCGCGCAGCGGAACAGGCGCTGATCGACGCCGGAGAAACTGTCGACAGTCTGATGCGCACAGCCGGTTGCGGCGGGGCCGAATATCTCTGGCGCATCGCCGGTCATCGTGCTGTGACTGTCTTGTGTGGTCCTGGGAATAATGGGGGCGATGGCTATGTAATCGCAGAACATTTGCGATCACGAGGGGGCGATGTCACAGTCGTATCCCTGTCTGATCCCGCAACCTCTGCAGCCCGTGATGCCCGCGCCGCATTTGCTGGCCCAGTCCTACCGGCAGATGCCGGGCCCAAAGGCGATGTTCTCGTCGATTGCCTGTTTGGCAGTGGCCTTAGCCGTCCTCTGGAACCGGCGGCGATAGCTCTGCTTGGCGATCTCGCGGCGAGCCATGACAGGCTGATCGCCATCGACATGCCCAGCGGGGTGGATGGCGATGCGGGATTGCCGTTGAACAGCGATCTGCCAAGGTGCGACGTCACATTGGCGCTGGGTGCGTGGAAATATGCACATTGGCTGATGCCATCAGCCGCGATGATGGGCGAGCGCCGCCTTGTTCCCATCGGTGTCGATGCGGTGGACGGGGCAGGGCAACTGATGGGCAGGCCTGCATTGGCCGTTCCCGCCCTCGATGCGCACAAATATACGCGAGGGCTGGTGCTCGTAGTGGCCGGAGAGATGCCTGGGGCCACATTGCTGGCCAGCAAGGCTGCGATGGCGGGCGGGGCTGGCTATGTGAAGCTGGCGACCGCTGCGGTCCTCCCCCAATGTCCTGCCGATCTTGTGACCGTGGCGTATCCTCTGGATCAAGTGCTGGACGATGCGCGGATCGGGGCGGTTCTGATCGGGCCGGGAATGGGACGATCAGAAGCCATGGTTGAACGGTTGCGGGCTGTGCTCCGGTGGCGTGGTCCTCTGGTTCTGGATGCTGATGCGCTCATGTTGCTGGAACCGCAGATGCTGGCAGGCCAGCGTGGCATTGTCATCGCGACTCCACACGAAGGCGAACTTGCCCGGCTTGCGAAGCTTTACGGTGTGGCAGGGGAATGCAAGTTGCAGACAGCCAAGGCGCTGGCTGCAGCGAGCGACATGGTGATTGTTGCCAAAGGCCCCGATACGGTGATTGCGGTGCCGGATGGACGAATCGTCGTGGCCCCGCCGGCGACAAGCTGGCTATCCGTGGCTGGAACGGGCGATGTTCTTGCCGGACTGATTGTCAGCCGTCTTTCTGCGGGGACAGATCCGCTAACCGCTGTGTGCGAGGCCGTCTGGCTGCATGGTGAAAGCGCGAGGAGAGCCGCTCCGGCCTTTAGCGCCGAAGGACTAATTGCACATATTTCTGCATCTTATGCATCATGTTTGTAA
- a CDS encoding class I SAM-dependent RNA methyltransferase, whose product MIEDVEIVRIAAKGDGATSDGRHFAGTVPGDRVLDDGTVQPGPHHIVPPCRHFGSCGGCELQHADDVVLSRFVTERVAYAAQGQGLTPVVMEPAHLSPPYSRRRATLHAVNGGAGPLIGFREAKSHRLIGLQECHILAPELFAQVGPLRALLARRKGKYAIDITLTLTDQGVDVGIKGLTVEGLAETEGLLDFARERNLARLTLDMGYGPEAMWEPEPVTVSLADVPVGFPTGAFLQATADGEAALAASARAWLTGARTIADLFSGLGTFAFALAEPTKVLAVEAAQDAHLACKAAASRLQKPVHAMHRDLFRNPLQPDELNRFDAVLLDPPRAGAREQVKLLAESTVERIVYVSCNPISWARDAAILAGGGYQLAQLRPVGQFRWSTHVELVSLFVRSTPQ is encoded by the coding sequence ATGATTGAAGATGTCGAGATTGTCCGCATCGCGGCTAAGGGGGACGGCGCCACGTCCGACGGCCGCCATTTTGCCGGAACGGTACCGGGTGATCGGGTTCTTGACGATGGAACGGTGCAACCCGGCCCGCATCATATCGTGCCACCGTGTCGCCATTTCGGATCATGCGGGGGGTGCGAACTGCAGCATGCGGATGATGTGGTCCTGTCGCGGTTCGTGACTGAGCGTGTGGCCTATGCCGCGCAAGGGCAGGGGCTGACACCGGTCGTGATGGAACCGGCGCATCTGTCACCACCATACAGCCGCAGACGCGCCACATTGCATGCCGTGAATGGTGGTGCAGGTCCGCTTATCGGCTTTAGGGAAGCGAAATCGCATCGTCTGATCGGATTGCAGGAGTGCCACATCCTTGCGCCGGAATTGTTTGCCCAGGTCGGGCCACTGCGTGCGCTGCTGGCCCGGAGAAAGGGGAAGTACGCGATCGACATCACTCTGACTTTGACTGATCAGGGTGTTGATGTCGGTATTAAAGGGCTGACGGTGGAGGGGCTGGCCGAAACCGAGGGGTTGCTCGATTTCGCCCGCGAACGGAACCTTGCCCGGCTGACGCTGGATATGGGCTATGGCCCGGAAGCCATGTGGGAGCCGGAACCGGTCACGGTATCTCTGGCGGACGTGCCCGTGGGCTTTCCAACCGGTGCATTTCTTCAGGCGACGGCCGATGGAGAGGCCGCGTTGGCGGCATCGGCACGCGCGTGGCTAACGGGCGCACGCACGATTGCCGATCTTTTCTCCGGATTGGGAACATTTGCCTTCGCGCTGGCCGAGCCGACCAAAGTGCTCGCCGTGGAAGCGGCGCAGGATGCCCATCTGGCGTGCAAGGCGGCGGCCAGCCGTTTGCAGAAACCCGTCCATGCGATGCATCGTGATTTGTTCCGTAATCCGTTGCAGCCGGATGAATTGAACCGGTTCGATGCCGTCCTGCTCGATCCCCCGCGCGCGGGCGCACGTGAACAGGTCAAGCTTCTGGCGGAAAGCACGGTTGAACGGATCGTGTATGTTAGCTGCAATCCCATAAGTTGGGCCCGTGATGCCGCTATTCTGGCAGGTGGGGGTTATCAGCTGGCCCAGCTTCGACCGGTGGGGCAGTTCCGCTGGTCGACGCATGTTGAGCTTGTCAGTCTGTTTGTGCGATCAACACCTCAATAA
- a CDS encoding hydrolase 1, exosortase A system-associated: MNRSHLLFGCEGEQLAGTLDAAVGSVGLLMVSGGNELRSGAFSGQAQIAAKIAASGFPVFRFDRRGVGDSSGANGGFRSSGPDLAAALAQFRIAQPKVRRIVGFGICDAASALVLHGDLRLDALILANPWTIEDADALPPPTAIRSRYAQKLRNPAEIWRLLTGKVSLKGLFHGVLAAIAPPRPVSSLAAEVAKGIAACNAPVHLLLAGRDRTAQIFESEWPAGDPRIARCPNASHAFAEEESKIWLFNQIIEVLIAQTD, from the coding sequence ATGAACCGTAGCCACCTCCTGTTCGGGTGCGAGGGCGAACAACTCGCGGGCACTCTCGATGCCGCCGTAGGGAGTGTCGGCCTGCTCATGGTTTCCGGAGGAAACGAACTGCGGTCGGGGGCATTCTCCGGACAGGCCCAGATCGCCGCCAAAATCGCCGCAAGTGGCTTTCCCGTCTTTCGCTTTGACCGGCGCGGGGTCGGTGACAGCAGCGGTGCGAATGGTGGATTCCGCAGCAGCGGGCCAGACCTTGCCGCTGCCCTTGCGCAGTTTCGCATCGCCCAGCCAAAGGTCCGCCGGATCGTCGGCTTTGGCATTTGCGATGCCGCCAGCGCGCTCGTCCTGCATGGCGATCTCAGGCTCGACGCGCTGATTCTTGCCAACCCCTGGACGATCGAGGATGCGGACGCCCTTCCTCCCCCCACGGCGATCCGTTCACGATATGCGCAAAAACTGCGCAACCCTGCGGAAATATGGCGCCTGCTCACCGGCAAGGTATCGCTAAAGGGGTTGTTCCATGGCGTATTAGCGGCAATAGCTCCGCCCCGCCCCGTCAGTTCCCTCGCAGCAGAGGTCGCAAAAGGCATTGCAGCATGCAACGCGCCGGTTCACCTCCTGCTGGCTGGCCGGGACCGGACGGCACAAATCTTTGAATCGGAGTGGCCCGCCGGCGACCCGCGCATTGCCAGATGCCCCAACGCGAGCCACGCATTCGCGGAAGAAGAATCAAAAATTTGGCTTTTTAATCAAATTATTGAGGTGTTGATCGCACAAACAGACTGA